One genomic region from Sander lucioperca isolate FBNREF2018 chromosome 3, SLUC_FBN_1.2, whole genome shotgun sequence encodes:
- the bbs4 gene encoding Bardet-Biedl syndrome 4 protein isoform X2 has product MIHAIIKEQLQETNGMCEYAIYVQALIMRLEGKIQQSLELFQSCAILNPSSADNLKQVARSLFLLGKHKAAIEFYNEAARLNEKDWEISHNLGLCYFFIKDFKNAEEHLNTALQINKHDKTFMMLGKVHLQAGDTDTAIEVYKRAVEFSPENTELLTTLGLLFLQLGKYQKAFEHLGNALTFDPNNYKAILAAGSMMQTHGDFDVAMNKYRVAACAVPESPPLWNNIGMCFFGKKKYVAAISCLKRAHYMSPFDWKVLYNLGLVHLTMQQYASAFHFLSAAINLKPRMGELYMLLAVALTNLEDVENATRAYEQAVTIDDSNPLVNLNFAIFLYNHGDKKATLDQYQEMERKVNLLRDSGSNVEFDPELMDMAQKMGAALQVTEGLVWTKPVKDSKSKPNSAAATKAPGAPLGTNQALGQAMSSAASYNKNLQLQTGVSKGPSMPLEPEPDVENAPSPPTDPPGSPEPVESENPKPRTSKRKSKVEE; this is encoded by the exons ATGATACAT GCGATCATCAAAGAACAACTGCAGGAGACTAATGGGATGTGTGAATATGCCATATATGTTCAAG CACTTATCATGCGTCTTGAGGGCAAGATCCAACAGTCCCTGGAGCTGTTTCAGAGCTGTGCCATCCTTAATCCCAGCAGCGCTGACAATCTCAAGCAAGTGGCCAGATCACT GTTTCTCCTGGGAAAGCATAAAGCAGCTATTGAATTCTATAATGAAGCTGCGAGGCTCAACGAGAAAGACTGG GAGATCAGTCATAATCTGGGGTTGTGCTATTTCTTCATCAAAGACTTCAAAAAT gCTGAAGAGCATCTAAACACAGCTCTCCAGATAAATAAACACGACAAGACCTTCATGATGCTTGGAAAGGTTCATTTGCAGGCTGGAGATACTGACACGGCCATCGAAGTGTATAAGAGGGCAGTGGA ATTCTCTCCAGAGAATACTGAACTCCTGACTACTCTTGGCCTGCTGTTTTTACAG CTTGGGAAATACCAAAAAGCATTTGAGCACCTTGGAAATGCCCTCACTTTTGACCCCAACAACTATAAG GCCATCCTGGCTGCAGGCAGCATGATGCAGACCCATGGTGACTTTGATGTGGCCATGAACAAGTACCGAGTGGCAGCATGTGCTGTGCCCGAGAGCCCCCCTCTCTGGAACAACATCGGCATGTGTTTCTTTGGGAAAAAGAAATATGTAGCT GCCATCAGCTGCCTGAAACGGGCCCACTACATGTCTCCCTTTGACTGGAAAGTGTTGTACAACCTGGGTCTGGTACACCTGACCATGCAGCAGTATGCCTCTGCCTTCCACTTCCTCAGCGCAGCCATCAACCTGAAACCACGTATGGGGGAACTCTACATGTTGCTGGCAG TGGCTCTGACCAACTTGGAGGATGTAGAGAATGCCACCAGAGCGTATGAACAAGCTGTGACAATTGACGA TTCCAACCCTCTGGTCAACCTGAACTTTGCCATCTTCCTCTATAATCATGGTGATAAGAAGGCAACTCTGGATCAGTATCAGGAGATGGAGAGGAAAGTCAACCTACTTCGAGACAGCGGTAGCAACGTTGAATTTGATCCAGAG CTAATGGACATGGCTCAAAAGATGGGAGCTGCCCTGCAGGTGACAGAGGGTCTGGTGTGGACTAAACCAGTCAAGGACTCCAAATCAAAACCAAACTCTGCAGCAGCCACCAAAGCCCCCGGTGCTCCCCTCGGTACTAACCAAGCTCTGGGCCAAGCCATGTCTTCCGCTGCGAGCTACAATAAGAACCTCCAGCTACAAACAG gAGTTTCCAAGGGCCCCTCCATGCCCCTTGAGCCAGAACCTGATGTGGAGAATGCCCCCAGCCCGCCCACTGACCCTCCAGGCTCCCCAGAACCGGTTGAGTCAGAAAACCCCAAACCCAGAACCTCCAAGAGGAAATCTAAGGTGGAGGAATGA
- the bbs4 gene encoding Bardet-Biedl syndrome 4 protein isoform X1, translated as MATASSVDHPKMADEEKATILPVATEAKKRRAPKAPELPIVERRNWLIHQHYIRKDYDTCKAIIKEQLQETNGMCEYAIYVQALIMRLEGKIQQSLELFQSCAILNPSSADNLKQVARSLFLLGKHKAAIEFYNEAARLNEKDWEISHNLGLCYFFIKDFKNAEEHLNTALQINKHDKTFMMLGKVHLQAGDTDTAIEVYKRAVEFSPENTELLTTLGLLFLQLGKYQKAFEHLGNALTFDPNNYKAILAAGSMMQTHGDFDVAMNKYRVAACAVPESPPLWNNIGMCFFGKKKYVAAISCLKRAHYMSPFDWKVLYNLGLVHLTMQQYASAFHFLSAAINLKPRMGELYMLLAVALTNLEDVENATRAYEQAVTIDDSNPLVNLNFAIFLYNHGDKKATLDQYQEMERKVNLLRDSGSNVEFDPELMDMAQKMGAALQVTEGLVWTKPVKDSKSKPNSAAATKAPGAPLGTNQALGQAMSSAASYNKNLQLQTGVSKGPSMPLEPEPDVENAPSPPTDPPGSPEPVESENPKPRTSKRKSKVEE; from the exons CTCCAGAGCTTCCCATTGTGGAGAGGAGAAACTGGCTAATCCACCAGCACTATATCCGTAAAGACTATGATACATGTAAG GCGATCATCAAAGAACAACTGCAGGAGACTAATGGGATGTGTGAATATGCCATATATGTTCAAG CACTTATCATGCGTCTTGAGGGCAAGATCCAACAGTCCCTGGAGCTGTTTCAGAGCTGTGCCATCCTTAATCCCAGCAGCGCTGACAATCTCAAGCAAGTGGCCAGATCACT GTTTCTCCTGGGAAAGCATAAAGCAGCTATTGAATTCTATAATGAAGCTGCGAGGCTCAACGAGAAAGACTGG GAGATCAGTCATAATCTGGGGTTGTGCTATTTCTTCATCAAAGACTTCAAAAAT gCTGAAGAGCATCTAAACACAGCTCTCCAGATAAATAAACACGACAAGACCTTCATGATGCTTGGAAAGGTTCATTTGCAGGCTGGAGATACTGACACGGCCATCGAAGTGTATAAGAGGGCAGTGGA ATTCTCTCCAGAGAATACTGAACTCCTGACTACTCTTGGCCTGCTGTTTTTACAG CTTGGGAAATACCAAAAAGCATTTGAGCACCTTGGAAATGCCCTCACTTTTGACCCCAACAACTATAAG GCCATCCTGGCTGCAGGCAGCATGATGCAGACCCATGGTGACTTTGATGTGGCCATGAACAAGTACCGAGTGGCAGCATGTGCTGTGCCCGAGAGCCCCCCTCTCTGGAACAACATCGGCATGTGTTTCTTTGGGAAAAAGAAATATGTAGCT GCCATCAGCTGCCTGAAACGGGCCCACTACATGTCTCCCTTTGACTGGAAAGTGTTGTACAACCTGGGTCTGGTACACCTGACCATGCAGCAGTATGCCTCTGCCTTCCACTTCCTCAGCGCAGCCATCAACCTGAAACCACGTATGGGGGAACTCTACATGTTGCTGGCAG TGGCTCTGACCAACTTGGAGGATGTAGAGAATGCCACCAGAGCGTATGAACAAGCTGTGACAATTGACGA TTCCAACCCTCTGGTCAACCTGAACTTTGCCATCTTCCTCTATAATCATGGTGATAAGAAGGCAACTCTGGATCAGTATCAGGAGATGGAGAGGAAAGTCAACCTACTTCGAGACAGCGGTAGCAACGTTGAATTTGATCCAGAG CTAATGGACATGGCTCAAAAGATGGGAGCTGCCCTGCAGGTGACAGAGGGTCTGGTGTGGACTAAACCAGTCAAGGACTCCAAATCAAAACCAAACTCTGCAGCAGCCACCAAAGCCCCCGGTGCTCCCCTCGGTACTAACCAAGCTCTGGGCCAAGCCATGTCTTCCGCTGCGAGCTACAATAAGAACCTCCAGCTACAAACAG gAGTTTCCAAGGGCCCCTCCATGCCCCTTGAGCCAGAACCTGATGTGGAGAATGCCCCCAGCCCGCCCACTGACCCTCCAGGCTCCCCAGAACCGGTTGAGTCAGAAAACCCCAAACCCAGAACCTCCAAGAGGAAATCTAAGGTGGAGGAATGA